One window of Alteriqipengyuania lutimaris genomic DNA carries:
- a CDS encoding DUF4350 domain-containing protein — MAASTDRAAFGKRGTFALVVFAVLAFVAFLFLVGQGGLSGNANNGRAHAAGTGLTGFAALTRMLEAQDVPVVRSRDRGAMDTPGLLVLTPPPEVDTDELAEIVDRRRTIGPTMIVAPKWATFPAQGRGVKPGWVNIVRPSGRWDLTIDTHDLLVDLVDVDPGEGRMRGATVADGNARWRGLGSAGGLPSPRFLTALRARDAEGVLSPVVVDDQNRMLAAHLADDGSYLDGDLYLDPERGDGRPVYNVLIVAEPDLLNNWGLADATRAALASDLVALARQGTEAPVHFDMTLNGLGASRNLLTLAFEPPFLAATLTLLLALAIAMWRAFARFGPALRPAPAIQPGKSQLVANGADVIARSRRLRLLKTPYEALARARIARRLGLHEADAEDIDRALAARGHPGLEQQLEPLRGARRSTEIVRAARSLRDLERTL; from the coding sequence ATGGCCGCATCCACCGATCGCGCCGCCTTCGGCAAGCGCGGCACCTTCGCGCTCGTCGTCTTCGCGGTCCTCGCCTTCGTCGCGTTCCTGTTCCTGGTCGGTCAGGGCGGGCTTTCGGGGAATGCCAATAATGGCCGCGCCCATGCCGCAGGCACGGGATTGACGGGCTTCGCCGCGCTGACCCGCATGCTCGAGGCGCAGGACGTGCCGGTGGTCCGCTCGCGCGACCGGGGCGCGATGGACACGCCCGGGCTGCTGGTGCTGACCCCGCCGCCCGAAGTCGACACCGACGAGCTGGCCGAGATCGTCGACCGGCGGCGCACCATCGGGCCGACGATGATCGTAGCGCCCAAATGGGCTACGTTTCCTGCACAGGGACGCGGCGTGAAACCCGGATGGGTCAACATTGTCAGGCCATCTGGCCGGTGGGATCTCACGATCGACACGCATGATCTGCTCGTCGACTTGGTCGACGTCGATCCGGGCGAGGGCCGGATGCGCGGCGCGACCGTCGCGGATGGAAACGCACGCTGGCGCGGTTTGGGATCGGCCGGCGGACTGCCCAGCCCCCGCTTCCTCACCGCGCTCCGCGCTCGCGATGCCGAAGGGGTCCTCAGCCCCGTGGTGGTCGACGACCAGAACCGCATGCTGGCCGCCCATCTTGCCGACGACGGCAGCTATCTCGACGGCGATCTCTACCTCGATCCCGAGCGCGGCGATGGCCGCCCAGTCTACAACGTGCTGATCGTGGCGGAGCCCGACCTGCTGAACAACTGGGGCCTCGCGGACGCGACCCGCGCCGCGCTGGCCTCGGATCTCGTCGCGCTCGCACGGCAGGGGACGGAAGCGCCGGTGCACTTCGACATGACGCTGAACGGGCTCGGCGCCTCGCGCAACCTCCTGACGCTCGCGTTCGAGCCGCCCTTCCTCGCCGCCACGTTGACGCTGCTGCTGGCGCTCGCCATCGCGATGTGGCGCGCCTTTGCGCGCTTCGGCCCGGCGCTGCGCCCGGCCCCCGCGATCCAGCCGGGCAAGAGCCAGCTGGTCGCCAATGGCGCGGATGTGATCGCGCGCAGCCGTCGCCTGCGGCTGCTGAAGACCCCGTACGAGGCGCTGGCGCGCGCGCGCATCGCGCGGCGTCTGGGCCTGCACGAAGCCGATGCCGAGGATATCGACCGCGCGCTCGCCGCGCGGGGGCACCCCGGCCTCGAACAACAGCTCGAACCCCTTCGCGGGGCACGGCGCAGCACCGAGATCGTCCGTGCCGCCCGCTCGCTCCGCGACCTCGAAAGGACCTTATGA
- a CDS encoding HWE histidine kinase domain-containing protein: MGVWQYDATTGAVVWDERLREIIGRSGSREKPSAADFFAMIHPDDVERVRAALDETIANGAPFDEDFRLTRADGKLAWLDGRGERIVEGDTTRVIGINADITERKLAEEQNSFIMRELDHRVKNVLAIILSIAKITGANAPDFKTFSDAFEKRLYAMARTHSLLAESRWQGADLRSLVTDELGHSGDKDAIEITGPSVNLTPSAAQNISMALHELTTNAIKYGSLSVTGGVLRVAWDWRTQDGGDRVLALRWEESGGPRVEKPDRRGFGSTVIERILRAQLSARTEIDYAPEGLKVLCEIPAGRILPGSASEGKPTATPTSALPRVDLDLLEGSRILVLDDEWLVAEQYANSLVGAGCEVVGPFHDIAQARQAVETGKLDFAVVDFNIDGEEATPLLELLEEREVPFLVVSGYGTDLNLTEKLGERAFLAKPASPAAMLARVAQVLDRRDG; the protein is encoded by the coding sequence ATGGGCGTGTGGCAGTACGACGCAACGACCGGCGCAGTCGTATGGGACGAACGGCTGCGCGAGATCATCGGTCGCAGCGGATCGCGCGAGAAACCGTCGGCGGCCGATTTCTTCGCGATGATCCATCCCGACGACGTCGAACGGGTTCGTGCGGCGCTGGACGAGACGATCGCCAACGGCGCGCCCTTCGACGAGGACTTCAGGCTCACCCGCGCAGACGGCAAGCTGGCCTGGCTCGACGGGCGCGGCGAACGCATCGTCGAGGGCGACACCACGCGGGTGATCGGCATCAATGCCGACATCACCGAACGCAAGCTGGCCGAGGAACAGAACAGCTTCATCATGCGCGAGCTCGATCATCGCGTGAAGAACGTCCTCGCCATCATCCTCTCGATCGCGAAGATCACGGGCGCGAACGCACCCGATTTCAAGACCTTCAGCGATGCGTTCGAGAAACGCCTCTACGCGATGGCGCGCACCCACAGCCTGCTCGCCGAATCGCGCTGGCAGGGCGCCGACCTGCGCTCCCTCGTCACCGACGAGCTCGGCCATTCGGGCGACAAGGACGCGATCGAGATCACGGGGCCGAGCGTGAACCTCACGCCCAGCGCGGCGCAGAACATCTCGATGGCGCTGCACGAATTGACCACCAACGCGATCAAGTACGGCTCGCTGTCGGTGACCGGCGGGGTCCTGCGGGTCGCGTGGGACTGGCGCACGCAGGACGGGGGCGATCGCGTCCTCGCCCTCCGGTGGGAGGAATCGGGCGGCCCCCGGGTCGAGAAGCCCGACCGAAGGGGCTTCGGCTCGACCGTGATCGAGCGGATCCTGCGCGCGCAGCTGAGCGCCAGGACCGAGATCGACTACGCCCCCGAAGGCCTCAAGGTGCTGTGCGAAATCCCGGCCGGGCGGATCCTGCCCGGCTCGGCAAGCGAGGGCAAACCGACCGCAACGCCCACATCGGCGCTGCCGCGGGTCGATCTCGACCTGCTCGAAGGCTCGCGGATCCTCGTCCTCGACGACGAGTGGCTGGTGGCCGAACAATACGCCAATTCGCTGGTCGGCGCGGGTTGCGAGGTGGTCGGCCCGTTCCACGATATCGCGCAGGCGCGGCAGGCGGTCGAAACCGGCAAGCTCGATTTCGCGGTCGTCGATTTCAATATCGACGGCGAGGAAGCGACCCCGCTGCTCGAACTGCTCGAGGAGCGCGAGGTCCCCTTCCTCGTCGTCTCGGGTTACGGGACTGACCTCAACCTGACCGAGAAACTGGGCGAGCGTGCCTTTCTCGCCAAGCCCGCCTCGCCTGCGGCGATGCTGGCGCGCGTGGCGCAGGTGCTCGATCGCCGCGATGGGTGA
- a CDS encoding AAA family ATPase — MTQPLETLRTLAADVKAQVGKAIIGQEETIDHLLVALIAQGHVLLEGPPGTAKTFLAQCFARATGLDYGRIQFTPDLLPGDILGSNLFNFQTSQFTLTRGAIFTELLLADEINRTPPKTQAALLEAMQERRVTLDGETHVLPDRFMVIATQNPIESQGVYPLPEAQLDRFLFKLMAAYPSAEEEANIVARFGAEQGPPRPETFGIEAVTGRDALQESIAAVKAVTLAPENVDYVVRLVRATRDHADLATGASPRAAVLLGNAARVRAAIDGRDYVVPDDIKALATGVLRHRLILSAAAEIEGREVEAIVADLIESTQAPR; from the coding sequence ATGACACAGCCGCTGGAAACGCTTCGCACCCTCGCCGCCGACGTGAAGGCGCAAGTCGGCAAGGCCATTATCGGCCAGGAAGAGACGATCGATCACCTGCTCGTCGCGCTGATCGCGCAGGGCCACGTGCTGCTGGAGGGGCCGCCGGGCACCGCCAAGACCTTCCTCGCGCAGTGCTTCGCGCGCGCCACCGGGCTCGACTATGGCCGCATCCAGTTCACGCCCGACCTGCTGCCGGGCGATATCCTCGGCTCCAACCTGTTCAACTTCCAGACCAGCCAGTTCACGCTGACGCGCGGCGCGATCTTCACCGAGCTGCTGCTGGCGGACGAGATCAACCGCACCCCGCCCAAGACGCAGGCCGCGCTGCTCGAGGCGATGCAGGAACGCCGCGTGACGCTGGACGGCGAAACGCACGTGCTGCCCGACCGCTTCATGGTGATCGCGACGCAGAACCCGATCGAGAGCCAGGGCGTCTACCCGCTGCCCGAGGCGCAGCTCGACCGCTTTCTGTTCAAGCTGATGGCCGCCTATCCGAGCGCGGAGGAAGAGGCGAATATCGTCGCGCGCTTCGGTGCCGAGCAGGGCCCGCCCCGGCCCGAGACCTTCGGGATCGAGGCGGTGACGGGGCGCGACGCGCTGCAGGAGAGCATTGCTGCGGTGAAGGCGGTCACCCTCGCGCCCGAGAATGTCGACTATGTCGTGCGGCTGGTGCGCGCGACGCGCGACCACGCCGATCTCGCGACCGGCGCATCCCCGCGTGCCGCCGTGCTGCTGGGCAATGCCGCCCGCGTCCGCGCCGCGATCGACGGGCGCGACTACGTGGTGCCCGACGATATCAAGGCGCTGGCGACAGGCGTGCTGCGCCACCGCCTGATCCTGTCGGCCGCCGCCGAGATCGAGGGGCGCGAGGTCGAGGCGATCGTCGCCGACCTGATCGAAAGCACGCAGGCGCCGCGGTGA
- a CDS encoding chemotaxis protein CheB, with amino-acid sequence MAEADADVTEFDHPVVAVGASAGGVEALKAFVAELPAETAASFVILQHLAPDHDSQLGDILTRAAKLPVLEADENMEVASGHIYVIQPGKYLTIVDHGLFVEPPTQPRGLRMPIDHFMRSLAETARERAVGVILSGTGNDGTAGLKAIKGVGGVALAQDPQTALYDGMPRSAIEAGVVDKVGDLPTLGSNIVEIADRLRQPPAEGEFSRKDFQGVLALLKARMGHDFTPYKGGTIARRLLRRMNLLRFDTLAEYLAHLRDNADEMRQLFDDLLINVTSFFRDADIWDAVTREALAPLIEQQSQAKEPVRIWVPACSSGEEAFTIAMLMDEQCTKMEKPCNWQIFATDLDKDAIAQGREGVYRLNIADEVGPARLEKYFQRENDGYRIRKHLREKVLFAQHNLLSDPPFSRLDLISCRNLLIYLDNKHQEQVLESFHFALKEGGMLVLGASETHGSRQREFSTIDSKAHIYGRKPGRSLARLSPRAGRTPGETNADPARPSRRDRERDLSGQIRRSLLDRYAPASVAVKRDGEIAYFHGPVRRFIDQPEGSPTHSIFDILPTPLRSRAREAIKEVGSGETARHRSARIHDPDRDGSVCLECVKLESDEGELFLLSFIEQEESQADRPPPPTDDSSKYVRQLENELAIVQEDLQTTVEELETSNEELKASHEEAVAANEELQSANEELETSREELQSLNEELVTVNNQLEEKIDEIEKTSDDLRNLLTSTKLPVLFLGPELTISGFTPSVRELVELRETDIGRPVSELAFKADDPTLFEDIELTLDNLSATEKQIRSDEGKTYVRRVQPHRTSDERIHGVVVTYADITEQAEIAARLTERERQQRIIAELGQKGLAARNTQAFLNELCATLRVAYDCDYSKVLV; translated from the coding sequence ATGGCAGAAGCAGACGCAGACGTGACCGAGTTCGACCACCCGGTCGTGGCGGTGGGTGCGTCCGCGGGCGGCGTCGAGGCGCTGAAGGCCTTCGTGGCCGAGCTTCCGGCAGAGACGGCGGCCAGTTTCGTCATCCTCCAGCACCTCGCCCCCGATCACGATAGCCAGCTCGGCGATATCCTGACGCGTGCCGCCAAGTTGCCGGTGCTCGAAGCGGACGAGAACATGGAGGTGGCGAGCGGGCACATCTATGTGATCCAGCCCGGCAAATACCTGACCATCGTCGATCACGGCCTGTTCGTGGAGCCGCCTACCCAGCCGCGCGGCCTGCGCATGCCGATCGACCATTTCATGCGCTCGCTCGCCGAAACGGCGCGCGAACGCGCGGTCGGCGTGATCCTGTCGGGCACCGGGAACGACGGGACGGCGGGGCTGAAGGCGATCAAGGGCGTCGGCGGAGTCGCGCTGGCGCAAGACCCGCAGACCGCGCTCTACGACGGCATGCCGCGCTCCGCGATCGAGGCCGGCGTGGTCGACAAGGTGGGCGATCTGCCGACGCTGGGATCGAACATCGTCGAAATCGCCGACCGGCTGCGCCAGCCCCCTGCCGAAGGCGAGTTCAGCCGCAAGGATTTCCAGGGCGTGCTCGCCCTGCTCAAGGCCCGGATGGGGCACGATTTCACGCCTTACAAGGGCGGCACGATCGCGCGCAGGCTGCTCCGGCGGATGAACCTGCTGCGCTTCGACACGCTGGCGGAGTACCTGGCGCACCTGCGCGACAACGCCGACGAGATGCGGCAGCTGTTCGACGACCTGCTGATCAACGTGACCAGCTTTTTCCGTGACGCAGACATCTGGGATGCGGTGACGCGAGAGGCTCTGGCACCGCTGATCGAGCAGCAGTCGCAGGCGAAGGAACCGGTGCGCATCTGGGTTCCGGCATGCTCTTCGGGCGAGGAAGCCTTCACCATCGCCATGCTGATGGACGAACAGTGCACGAAGATGGAAAAGCCCTGCAACTGGCAGATCTTCGCGACCGATCTCGACAAGGATGCCATCGCGCAGGGGCGCGAGGGGGTCTACCGGCTGAACATCGCCGACGAGGTCGGCCCCGCGCGTCTCGAGAAATATTTCCAGCGCGAGAACGACGGCTACCGCATTCGCAAGCATCTGCGGGAGAAGGTGCTGTTCGCGCAGCACAACCTGCTCAGCGATCCGCCCTTCTCGCGGCTCGACCTGATCAGCTGCCGCAACCTGCTGATCTACCTCGACAACAAGCATCAGGAGCAAGTGCTCGAAAGCTTCCACTTCGCGCTCAAGGAAGGCGGGATGCTGGTGCTCGGCGCGTCGGAAACCCACGGTTCGCGCCAACGTGAATTTAGCACCATCGATTCGAAGGCGCATATCTACGGCCGCAAGCCCGGTCGATCGCTCGCCAGGCTGAGCCCGCGTGCGGGACGCACGCCAGGGGAGACCAATGCCGATCCCGCACGCCCCAGCCGCAGGGACAGGGAGCGCGACCTCAGCGGGCAGATACGCAGGTCGCTGCTCGATCGCTATGCCCCCGCCTCGGTCGCGGTGAAGCGGGACGGCGAAATTGCCTACTTCCACGGTCCCGTACGCCGGTTCATCGACCAGCCCGAAGGGTCGCCGACGCATTCGATCTTCGACATCCTGCCAACGCCCCTGCGCAGCCGCGCACGCGAGGCGATCAAGGAAGTCGGGTCGGGAGAGACGGCAAGGCACCGCAGCGCGCGCATTCACGATCCCGATCGCGACGGGTCGGTGTGTCTCGAATGCGTCAAGCTCGAGTCCGACGAAGGCGAGTTGTTCCTGCTCAGCTTCATCGAGCAGGAGGAAAGCCAGGCCGACCGCCCCCCGCCTCCGACCGACGACAGTTCCAAATATGTCCGCCAGCTCGAGAACGAACTGGCGATCGTGCAGGAAGACCTGCAGACGACGGTGGAGGAGCTGGAAACCTCGAACGAGGAACTGAAGGCGAGCCACGAGGAAGCGGTGGCCGCCAACGAAGAGCTGCAATCCGCCAACGAGGAGCTCGAAACCAGCCGCGAGGAGCTGCAGTCGCTCAACGAGGAGCTGGTGACGGTCAACAACCAGCTGGAAGAGAAGATCGACGAGATCGAGAAGACCAGCGACGACCTGCGCAACCTGCTCACCAGCACCAAACTGCCGGTGCTGTTCCTCGGCCCCGAACTGACCATCAGCGGCTTCACGCCGAGCGTGCGCGAGCTGGTCGAACTGCGCGAAACCGATATCGGGCGCCCCGTATCCGAACTGGCCTTCAAGGCCGATGATCCGACGCTGTTCGAGGATATCGAGCTCACGCTCGACAATCTCTCCGCGACCGAGAAGCAGATCAGGTCCGACGAGGGCAAGACCTATGTCCGCAGGGTGCAGCCCCACCGGACGTCGGACGAGCGCATTCACGGCGTCGTGGTGACCTATGCGGACATTACCGAGCAGGCCGAGATCGCCGCGCGGCTGACCGAGCGCGAACGGCAGCAGCGGATCATCGCCGAACTGGGCCAGAAGGGGCTGGCGGCGCGCAACACGCAAGCCTTCCTGAACGAATTGTGCGCGACCCTGCGCGTCGCCTACGACTGCGATTACTCGAAGGTCCTCGTATAG
- a CDS encoding chemotaxis protein CheB, which yields MGDGDHRRDLIGIGGSAGGLPALLELLDSFRPQEPASLFVVLHRAKEAGHLFEILRRRSPIDVIEPEDGTPIRHGCLHLAPPDAHMLIGDDHVHLRRGPKENNFRPAIDPLFRSLAVFGGSRATAVILSGYLDDGAAGSRAIARVGGGVIVQDPNDATSPNMPRAAISAVGEPETIASARAIGEALSGIVAQPAGPAHDAPQSVRVEMMIAGLEKASMTSEDRLGELSPYNCPDCNGVLWRIEDGPLSRFRCHTGHAYTQSALAERQDELLEQSMYDTLRSLREKARMMRDLAERDDINRKTYLQRATDADTDAANVEQLILTRGRRAS from the coding sequence ATGGGTGACGGGGACCATCGCCGCGACCTGATCGGCATCGGGGGCAGCGCGGGCGGCCTGCCCGCTTTGCTCGAATTGCTCGACAGCTTCCGGCCGCAGGAGCCCGCGTCGCTCTTCGTCGTGCTGCACCGAGCGAAAGAGGCCGGTCATCTGTTCGAGATCCTGCGGCGCCGGTCCCCCATCGACGTGATCGAGCCGGAGGATGGCACCCCCATCCGTCACGGCTGCCTCCACCTGGCGCCGCCCGATGCGCATATGTTGATCGGCGACGATCACGTGCACCTGCGGCGCGGCCCGAAGGAGAACAATTTCCGCCCCGCCATCGACCCGCTTTTCCGGTCGCTGGCGGTCTTCGGCGGATCGCGTGCAACGGCCGTGATCCTGTCGGGCTACCTCGACGACGGGGCGGCCGGGAGCCGCGCGATCGCGCGCGTGGGTGGGGGCGTGATCGTGCAGGACCCGAACGACGCGACCTCGCCCAACATGCCGCGCGCCGCGATCAGCGCGGTGGGCGAGCCGGAGACGATCGCGAGCGCGCGCGCAATCGGCGAGGCGCTGTCGGGCATCGTGGCGCAGCCCGCGGGCCCCGCGCACGATGCGCCGCAGAGCGTCCGGGTGGAGATGATGATCGCGGGACTGGAGAAGGCCAGCATGACGAGCGAGGATCGGCTGGGCGAACTCTCGCCCTATAATTGCCCCGACTGCAACGGGGTCCTGTGGCGGATCGAGGACGGCCCGCTCAGCCGCTTCCGCTGCCACACCGGCCATGCCTACACGCAGAGCGCGCTGGCCGAACGGCAGGACGAACTGCTCGAGCAGAGCATGTACGACACGCTGCGTTCGCTGAGGGAAAAGGCGCGGATGATGCGCGATCTGGCCGAGCGCGACGACATCAACCGCAAGACCTACCTGCAGCGCGCAACCGACGCCGACACCGATGCCGCCAATGTCGAACAGCTGATCCTGACACGCGGCAGACGCGCGTCCTAG
- a CDS encoding RlmE family RNA methyltransferase, translating to MSRSRGDPDKRVKTARGRTASSTRWLERQLNDPYVREAKAAGYRSRAAFKLIELDEKFGILRGSSRIVDLGIAPGGWAQVARKKRPQATIVGIDLLPTEAIEGVTILEMDFMADEAPDAIMGHLGGPPDLVMSDMAANTVGHKQTDHLRTMGLVETAADFAIQTLAPGGQFLAKVLAGGTDAELLTLLKKNFKTVKHAKPPASRKGSSEWYVVAQGFKG from the coding sequence ATGAGCCGATCCAGAGGCGACCCCGACAAGCGCGTGAAGACCGCGCGCGGCCGCACCGCGTCCTCGACCCGGTGGCTGGAGCGGCAGCTGAACGACCCCTACGTGCGCGAGGCGAAGGCCGCGGGCTATCGCAGCCGCGCGGCGTTCAAGCTGATCGAGCTGGACGAGAAATTCGGCATCCTGCGCGGATCGTCGCGGATCGTGGATCTCGGCATCGCGCCCGGCGGCTGGGCGCAGGTTGCGCGCAAGAAGCGCCCGCAGGCGACGATCGTGGGGATCGACCTTCTGCCGACCGAAGCGATCGAGGGGGTCACGATCCTCGAAATGGATTTCATGGCCGACGAGGCACCCGATGCCATCATGGGCCATCTGGGCGGTCCGCCCGATCTCGTGATGTCGGACATGGCGGCGAACACGGTCGGCCACAAGCAGACCGATCACCTGCGCACGATGGGCCTCGTCGAAACGGCGGCGGACTTCGCGATCCAGACGCTGGCCCCCGGCGGGCAATTCCTCGCCAAGGTGCTGGCAGGCGGCACCGATGCCGAGCTGCTCACGCTGCTCAAGAAGAACTTCAAGACGGTGAAGCACGCCAAGCCACCCGCGAGCCGCAAGGGCTCGTCCGAATGGTACGTCGTCGCCCAGGGTTTCAAGGGCTAG
- a CDS encoding c-type cytochrome, which yields MKDDRNTAFGWILFSGVVALGLSSISAKYFHGDDPEAPEEPGFFIEGAEEEGAAESGPSLANLLASGSASAGEGVFAKCSACHTIAQGGGNGIGPNLYGVLGTGIGQHAPGFAYSSALSGHGGEWNYENMDAWLASPRAFASGTKMSFAGLSNPEDRANVILYLLENGGGPPLPEPEAEEAPAEGDDVDGAGEGPGAVEGAESGEAEAAGAMGADQPVAEQAAATSSED from the coding sequence ATGAAAGACGATCGCAATACCGCTTTCGGGTGGATCCTGTTTTCCGGCGTGGTGGCGCTCGGCCTTTCGAGCATCAGCGCGAAGTACTTCCACGGCGACGATCCGGAAGCTCCGGAAGAGCCGGGCTTCTTCATCGAAGGTGCCGAGGAAGAAGGCGCCGCCGAAAGCGGACCCTCGCTTGCCAATCTGCTCGCTTCGGGCAGCGCATCGGCGGGCGAAGGTGTGTTCGCCAAGTGCTCCGCCTGCCACACGATCGCGCAGGGCGGCGGCAATGGTATCGGCCCCAATCTTTACGGTGTGCTGGGCACCGGCATCGGCCAGCACGCGCCCGGCTTCGCCTACAGCTCCGCGCTGTCGGGCCATGGCGGCGAATGGAATTACGAGAACATGGACGCCTGGCTCGCCAGCCCGCGCGCCTTCGCCAGCGGCACCAAGATGAGCTTCGCTGGCCTTTCCAATCCCGAGGATCGCGCCAACGTGATTCTCTACCTGCTCGAAAACGGCGGCGGCCCGCCGCTGCCCGAGCCCGAAGCCGAAGAAGCGCCTGCCGAGGGCGATGACGTCGACGGTGCGGGCGAAGGCCCTGGCGCGGTCGAAGGCGCCGAGTCGGGTGAAGCCGAGGCCGCCGGCGCGATGGGCGCCGACCAGCCCGTGGCCGAGCAGGCCGCAGCCACGTCCAGCGAGGACTAG
- a CDS encoding Ppx/GppA phosphatase family protein — translation MADFVPPDDSKRACNTGGNKSGEVAKDRYHHSPKPKGSHTRQRPIDAKVDGRGDGRRRNSASNHRPAPRKPERHGRQAYAALDLGTNNCRLLIARPSGQDFTVIDAFSRVVRLGEGLALTGRLSDEAMDRALGALQVCAEKLRRRNVFLARSVATEACRRAANGADFIERVRQETGIVLDIISAQEEARLAVLGCHVLLEQGEGPALIFDIGGGSTELILVGPGDGAVPRILDWQSVPWGVVSLTDTIMRECEPAHDEAGRLAHYAAMRARVDESFAPFASRIEDASREEDIRLLGTSGTVTTLASLHLELPHYDRRAVDGLIVPSHSMRAISTRLSRLSERERGQVPCIGQDRAELVVAGCAILESILDLWPADRLGVADRGIREGILRSLMAADSGGEQPRSRAGNP, via the coding sequence ATGGCGGACTTCGTGCCGCCGGACGATAGCAAGAGGGCTTGCAACACGGGGGGCAATAAGTCCGGCGAGGTAGCAAAGGATCGCTACCACCACTCTCCGAAGCCCAAGGGTTCGCACACGCGCCAGCGCCCCATCGATGCCAAGGTCGATGGCCGCGGCGATGGCAGGCGGCGCAATAGCGCATCGAACCATCGCCCCGCCCCGCGCAAACCCGAACGCCATGGTCGCCAGGCCTACGCGGCGCTCGACCTGGGCACCAACAATTGCCGCCTCCTCATCGCGCGCCCTTCGGGCCAGGATTTCACTGTCATCGACGCCTTCAGCCGGGTGGTGCGGCTGGGCGAAGGGCTCGCGCTGACGGGCAGGCTGTCTGACGAGGCGATGGACCGCGCGCTCGGCGCGTTGCAGGTCTGCGCGGAAAAGCTGCGCCGGCGCAACGTCTTCCTCGCCCGCTCGGTCGCGACCGAGGCATGCCGCCGCGCCGCCAACGGCGCCGATTTCATCGAACGGGTGCGCCAGGAAACGGGCATCGTGCTCGACATCATCTCGGCGCAGGAGGAAGCGCGCCTCGCGGTGCTCGGCTGCCACGTCCTGCTCGAACAGGGCGAGGGGCCCGCGCTCATCTTCGACATCGGCGGCGGCTCGACCGAGCTCATCCTCGTCGGGCCCGGCGACGGCGCGGTCCCGCGTATCCTCGACTGGCAGAGCGTGCCGTGGGGCGTCGTCTCGCTGACCGACACGATCATGCGCGAATGCGAACCCGCGCACGACGAGGCGGGGCGGCTTGCGCACTATGCCGCGATGCGCGCGAGGGTGGACGAGAGCTTCGCCCCCTTCGCGAGCCGCATCGAAGACGCCTCGCGCGAGGAGGATATCCGCCTGCTGGGGACCAGCGGCACGGTGACCACGCTGGCCAGCCTGCATCTCGAGCTGCCGCACTATGATCGCCGCGCGGTCGACGGGCTGATCGTGCCCTCGCATTCGATGCGCGCGATCTCCACCCGCCTCTCGCGCCTGAGCGAGCGCGAACGCGGGCAGGTGCCCTGCATCGGGCAGGACCGCGCCGAACTGGTGGTGGCGGGCTGCGCGATCCTCGAATCGATCCTCGACCTGTGGCCGGCGGACCGCCTCGGCGTTGCCGACCGGGGCATTCGCGAAGGCATCCTGCGCAGCCTGATGGCGGCCGACTCCGGCGGCGAGCAACCCCGTTCGCGCGCCGGCAACCCCTAG